One region of Syntrophobacter fumaroxidans MPOB genomic DNA includes:
- the rplD gene encoding 50S ribosomal protein L4: MPTVDIFNTNRDVVGQLELSDAVFAVPLRPHVLHEVVLYQLAKRRAGTVKTKGRSDVAGGGKKPWRQKGTGRARAGTSRSPIWRGGGTIHGPQPRDYEMRIPKKVRRLAVKMALSQKLIDRELTVLDQLQLEQIKTRDFAAILDRFELSKTLVVIAQPDEKLQKSARNIPNVKVLRTEGLNVYDLLNHRSVLLTRETIGKIEETLGS, from the coding sequence ATGCCAACAGTGGATATTTTCAATACCAATCGTGATGTGGTGGGGCAACTTGAGCTCAGCGACGCCGTCTTCGCCGTCCCGCTGAGACCACACGTCCTGCACGAGGTGGTTCTCTACCAGCTCGCGAAGCGCCGCGCCGGGACCGTCAAGACCAAGGGGCGCAGTGACGTTGCCGGGGGCGGCAAGAAACCGTGGCGCCAGAAAGGCACCGGCAGGGCTCGCGCGGGCACGAGCCGTTCACCCATCTGGCGCGGCGGGGGAACCATTCACGGGCCACAGCCTCGGGACTATGAAATGCGCATCCCCAAGAAGGTCCGGCGCCTGGCCGTCAAGATGGCGTTGAGTCAGAAACTGATCGACCGGGAGCTGACGGTTCTGGACCAGCTCCAGCTCGAGCAGATCAAGACCAGGGATTTCGCGGCCATCCTCGATCGTTTCGAGCTCAGCAAGACGCTCGTTGTGATCGCTCAACCCGATGAGAAGCTGCAGAAATCGGCCCGGAACATCCCCAACGTCAAGGTTCTGAGGACGGAGGGCTTGAATGTGTACGATCTGCTCAATCATCGCAGCGTGCTTTTGACCCGGGAAACGATCGGGAAAATAGAGGAGACACTAGGATCATGA
- the rpsQ gene encoding 30S ribosomal protein S17, translating into MEEQKSGRKTRVGRVLSNKMDKTVVVVVERLIHHPQYHKFIRRQNKFKAHDAQNACRVGDRVIIEESRPISKDKRWVVVQVLDKAVI; encoded by the coding sequence ATGGAAGAGCAGAAGTCCGGAAGAAAGACGCGCGTCGGCAGGGTACTGAGCAACAAAATGGACAAGACCGTGGTGGTTGTTGTGGAACGGCTTATCCATCATCCTCAGTATCACAAGTTTATCCGTCGCCAGAACAAGTTCAAGGCCCACGACGCGCAGAATGCATGCCGGGTGGGCGACCGCGTGATTATCGAAGAGAGCCGGCCGATCAGCAAGGACAAGCGATGGGTGGTCGTGCAGGTTCTCGACAAGGCGGTCATCTAA
- the rpsE gene encoding 30S ribosomal protein S5, which translates to MIALESSQLQLIDKVVHISRVAKVVKGGRRFSFSAIVVVGDGNGRVGFSLGKANEVPEAIRKGMESAKRTMFEVPLVNATIPHEVLGRFGAASVVLKPASAGTGVIAGGAVRAIMEAAGIHNILTKCIGSRNPHNVVKATLEGLRRLRNVELVAKLRGREVHEIRD; encoded by the coding sequence TTGATAGCTTTGGAATCAAGCCAACTGCAACTGATAGACAAAGTGGTCCACATCAGCAGAGTGGCCAAGGTGGTCAAAGGTGGCCGTCGTTTCTCGTTCAGTGCCATAGTGGTCGTCGGTGACGGCAACGGCCGGGTCGGGTTCAGCCTTGGCAAGGCCAATGAAGTGCCGGAAGCCATTCGCAAGGGCATGGAATCCGCCAAGCGCACCATGTTCGAAGTGCCGCTGGTCAACGCCACCATCCCGCATGAGGTGCTCGGGCGTTTTGGAGCCGCTTCGGTGGTGCTCAAGCCGGCCTCGGCGGGCACGGGGGTGATTGCAGGGGGCGCGGTCCGTGCCATCATGGAAGCGGCGGGCATTCACAATATTTTGACCAAGTGCATCGGATCGAGGAACCCTCATAACGTCGTCAAGGCCACGCTCGAGGGTCTGCGCCGGCTCCGCAACGTGGAACTGGTCGCAAAGCTGCGCGGGCGTGAAGTGCACGAGATTCGAGATTAG
- the rplB gene encoding 50S ribosomal protein L2: protein MGIRKVNPTSAGRRFQTYATFEELSNVEPEKSLLEPLRRSGGRNASGRVTSWHRGGGHKRRYRIIDFKRNKENIPATVASIEYDPNRSSHIALLKYADGEKRYIIAPVGLSVGDTVLTGAEADIKPGNCLRLANMPLGTIIHNVELKPGKGGQLARSAGSSIQLIAKEGTHAILRLPSSEMRMVPISCKATVGQVGNIDHENLSLGKAGRKRWLGKRPHVRGVAMNPVDHPMGGGEGRSSGGRHPCTPWGVPTKGYRTRKSKRSDKLIVHRRK from the coding sequence ATGGGCATTCGAAAAGTAAATCCGACATCGGCCGGCCGCCGGTTCCAGACATATGCCACCTTTGAGGAATTGAGCAACGTTGAGCCGGAAAAGAGCCTGCTGGAGCCTCTGCGCCGGTCGGGAGGCCGCAACGCTTCCGGCCGCGTGACGTCATGGCACAGGGGCGGCGGACATAAGCGCCGCTATCGCATCATCGACTTCAAGCGCAACAAGGAAAACATCCCGGCAACGGTCGCGAGCATCGAATACGATCCCAACCGTTCGTCGCACATCGCCCTGCTGAAATACGCCGACGGTGAGAAGCGATACATCATCGCACCCGTCGGCCTGTCCGTCGGCGACACCGTTCTTACCGGCGCCGAAGCCGACATCAAGCCGGGCAACTGCCTCCGGTTGGCCAACATGCCCCTGGGCACCATCATCCACAACGTGGAGCTCAAGCCCGGCAAGGGGGGGCAACTGGCCCGTTCGGCGGGGTCCAGCATACAGTTGATCGCCAAGGAGGGCACGCACGCAATTTTGCGGCTTCCGTCGAGTGAAATGCGTATGGTGCCGATTTCCTGCAAAGCGACGGTGGGTCAGGTCGGCAACATCGATCACGAGAACCTGTCCCTGGGAAAGGCGGGCCGGAAGCGGTGGCTCGGCAAGCGGCCTCACGTTCGCGGCGTTGCCATGAACCCGGTCGATCATCCCATGGGCGGCGGCGAAGGAAGAAGCTCCGGCGGGCGGCATCCCTGCACGCCCTGGGGTGTGCCCACCAAGGGCTACAGGACGCGCAAGTCCAAGCGCAGCGACAAGCTCATCGTCCATCGAAGGAAGTAG
- a CDS encoding type Z 30S ribosomal protein S14 yields the protein MAKKSLIAKAKRTPKFGVRTYNRCPICGRPRAYLRKFGICRICFRSMALKGELPGVVKSSW from the coding sequence TTGGCTAAGAAGTCTCTCATTGCGAAGGCGAAACGCACCCCCAAGTTCGGGGTCCGCACGTATAACCGGTGCCCGATTTGCGGTAGACCCAGGGCTTACCTGCGCAAATTCGGCATTTGCCGCATTTGTTTTCGAAGCATGGCACTCAAGGGAGAACTTCCCGGTGTGGTGAAATCCAGCTGGTGA
- the rpsC gene encoding 30S ribosomal protein S3, whose protein sequence is MGQKVHPTGFRLGILKSWDSRWFATKDYAKLVHEDRKIRDYIKARLYHAGIAKVEIERAANKVKIRIFTARPGIVIGKKGAEIETLRRDLERKFKREILIDIQEVRRPELDATLVGENISLQLVRRVAFRRAMKRAVSAALKFGAKGVRVASAGRLGGAEMARREWYREGRVPLHTLRADIDYGTAIARTTYGAIGVKVWIFKGEVLP, encoded by the coding sequence TTGGGACAGAAGGTACATCCAACCGGGTTCCGTCTGGGCATTCTGAAGTCCTGGGATTCACGGTGGTTCGCCACCAAGGATTATGCGAAGCTGGTCCACGAAGACCGGAAGATCCGCGACTATATCAAAGCGCGGCTCTATCATGCCGGCATTGCGAAGGTCGAGATCGAACGGGCCGCCAACAAGGTGAAAATTCGTATCTTCACGGCGCGTCCGGGCATCGTGATCGGCAAGAAGGGGGCGGAAATCGAAACCCTGCGCCGCGACCTGGAACGGAAATTCAAACGCGAAATCCTTATCGACATCCAGGAAGTGCGCCGCCCCGAACTCGATGCCACCCTGGTGGGCGAGAACATCTCCTTGCAGCTGGTCCGGCGCGTGGCATTCCGCCGCGCGATGAAACGGGCCGTTAGCGCCGCGTTGAAATTCGGCGCCAAAGGCGTGCGCGTCGCGTCCGCCGGGCGACTGGGAGGCGCGGAAATGGCCAGGCGGGAATGGTACCGCGAGGGACGCGTGCCTCTCCATACGCTCAGAGCCGACATCGACTACGGCACCGCCATCGCGCGCACCACTTACGGCGCGATCGGTGTGAAGGTCTGGATATTCAAGGGTGAAGTGTTGCCCTGA
- a CDS encoding adenylate kinase, whose protein sequence is MNIILLGPPGAGKGTQASRLIGKYAIPQISTGDMLRAALKEGTPLGLEAKKYMDQGALVPDSVVIGLVKERIQKPDCSKGYMLDGFPRNVSQAEALDMMLGELKQRIDGVVCIEVPNKELLGRLTGRRTCRSCGAGFHVMFDPPKTDGKCDKCGGELYQRDDDNEATVSSRLKVYEDQTKPLIDYYEKQGKLRRIDGVGSMDAIFGRITAILG, encoded by the coding sequence ATGAACATCATACTGTTAGGCCCCCCGGGAGCCGGCAAGGGAACCCAGGCGAGCCGTCTGATCGGCAAGTATGCGATACCGCAGATTTCGACGGGCGACATGCTCCGGGCCGCACTCAAGGAAGGAACACCGCTCGGGTTGGAAGCCAAGAAGTACATGGACCAGGGGGCGCTCGTACCCGATAGTGTGGTGATTGGTCTCGTGAAAGAACGCATCCAGAAGCCCGACTGTTCGAAAGGTTACATGCTGGATGGGTTTCCTCGCAATGTCAGCCAGGCTGAAGCGCTCGACATGATGCTGGGAGAGCTCAAGCAGCGGATCGACGGCGTCGTGTGCATCGAGGTTCCGAACAAGGAACTGCTCGGACGTCTCACGGGAAGGCGCACCTGTCGCAGTTGCGGCGCCGGCTTCCACGTGATGTTCGATCCGCCCAAAACGGACGGCAAGTGTGACAAGTGCGGAGGGGAGTTGTACCAGCGTGACGACGACAACGAGGCGACGGTGTCGTCGCGCCTGAAGGTATATGAAGATCAGACCAAGCCGCTCATCGATTACTACGAAAAGCAGGGCAAGCTGCGCCGGATCGACGGCGTGGGGAGCATGGATGCGATTTTTGGCCGGATCACGGCCATTCTCGGATAG
- the rplV gene encoding 50S ribosomal protein L22 has protein sequence MEVRAVSKFLRVSPHKARLVADLVRGKKVSDALTILKFTPKKSGRFINKTLRSAVANAENTKSMDVETLFVKSIFVDKGPQLKRWRPRAMGRATKILKGSSHITIILAEK, from the coding sequence ATGGAAGTCAGAGCCGTGAGCAAGTTCTTGCGTGTCTCGCCGCATAAGGCTCGCCTGGTCGCGGACCTGGTTCGCGGGAAGAAGGTCAGCGATGCCTTGACTATCCTCAAGTTCACGCCCAAGAAAAGCGGCCGGTTCATCAACAAGACGTTGCGCTCGGCGGTGGCCAACGCCGAGAATACCAAGTCGATGGACGTGGAGACCCTTTTCGTCAAGTCCATTTTCGTCGACAAAGGCCCGCAGCTCAAGCGCTGGCGGCCGCGTGCGATGGGGCGTGCGACCAAGATCCTGAAGGGGTCGAGTCACATTACGATCATACTGGCTGAGAAATAG
- the rpmD gene encoding 50S ribosomal protein L30 — protein sequence MAKSIQVKLVRSPIGRPEKHRKVLQALGLTRLNKTVNLHATPAVAGAVKKVIHMVEVKEL from the coding sequence ATGGCAAAGTCTATCCAGGTCAAATTGGTTCGAAGCCCCATCGGCCGCCCTGAGAAACACCGCAAGGTGCTCCAGGCCCTGGGGCTCACACGACTCAACAAGACGGTGAACCTTCATGCCACCCCTGCCGTCGCCGGGGCCGTGAAGAAGGTGATCCACATGGTTGAAGTCAAGGAGCTTTAG
- the rplR gene encoding 50S ribosomal protein L18 gives MADKTNPRETARLKRKKRIRKKLQGAPERPRLTVFRSDKHIYAQIVDDTRGSTLVSACTLSPDYKEMEALKGKVGAAKRVGELIARKALEKGITKVVFDRNGYIYHGRVQALADAARQAGLDF, from the coding sequence ATGGCTGACAAGACGAACCCACGGGAAACGGCCCGCCTGAAGCGCAAGAAAAGGATCCGGAAGAAGCTCCAGGGAGCTCCCGAACGTCCGAGACTCACCGTTTTCCGAAGCGATAAGCATATCTACGCCCAGATCGTGGACGACACGCGCGGCTCCACGCTCGTGTCCGCGTGCACCCTGTCCCCCGATTACAAGGAAATGGAAGCTTTGAAGGGGAAGGTCGGAGCCGCCAAACGAGTTGGAGAGCTGATTGCACGCAAGGCCCTGGAAAAAGGCATCACAAAGGTTGTCTTCGATCGCAACGGCTACATTTATCACGGCCGCGTGCAGGCCCTGGCGGACGCCGCCCGGCAGGCGGGCTTGGACTTTTAG
- the rplE gene encoding 50S ribosomal protein L5 produces the protein MARLRETYRNEIAPKLSEQFKYKSPMQIPRLSKIILNMGLGDAIQNIKILDSAAEELGMISGQKPVITRARQSIAAFKLRKGMPIGCMVTLRGDRMYEFFDKLVNVALPRVRDFRGVSSRALDGRGNYTLGIKEHIIFPEIDYDKIDKIKGMNITIVTTAKNDDEARTLLALMGMPFKQ, from the coding sequence ATGGCAAGACTGCGGGAAACATACCGGAACGAGATAGCTCCCAAGCTTTCCGAACAGTTCAAGTACAAGAGCCCGATGCAGATACCCAGGTTGAGCAAGATCATCCTGAACATGGGTTTGGGCGATGCGATTCAGAACATCAAGATACTGGACTCCGCGGCCGAGGAGCTCGGCATGATCAGCGGTCAGAAGCCCGTGATCACGAGAGCCCGTCAGAGCATCGCCGCGTTCAAGCTTCGCAAGGGAATGCCCATCGGCTGCATGGTTACCCTGAGAGGGGACCGGATGTACGAGTTTTTCGATAAGCTGGTGAATGTCGCCCTGCCCCGCGTTCGTGACTTCCGGGGAGTTTCTTCGCGAGCCCTCGATGGCCGCGGGAACTACACCCTCGGCATCAAGGAACATATCATTTTCCCGGAAATCGACTACGACAAGATCGATAAGATCAAAGGCATGAACATCACCATCGTGACGACGGCAAAGAACGACGACGAAGCGCGAACGCTTCTGGCGTTGATGGGCATGCCGTTCAAACAGTAG
- the rpmC gene encoding 50S ribosomal protein L29, with the protein MKTNALRDMTNDELLQKLAEIRQALFNLNFQHVTGQLENTAQINKNRKDIARILTILHEREQKTAA; encoded by the coding sequence ATGAAAACCAATGCGCTGCGAGACATGACGAATGACGAGCTGCTCCAGAAGCTCGCGGAAATCCGACAGGCGCTGTTCAATCTCAACTTTCAGCATGTGACGGGACAGTTGGAGAACACCGCTCAAATCAACAAGAATCGGAAAGACATCGCCCGAATCTTGACGATTCTTCACGAGCGCGAGCAGAAGACGGCGGCATAA
- the rplN gene encoding 50S ribosomal protein L14 — translation MIQAETQLNAADNSGAKRLYCIKVLGGTRKRYASVGDIIVVSVKEAIPNAKVKKGDVLKAVVVRTQKEVRRPDGSYIKFDDNSAVLINQAKEPIGTRIFGPVARELRAKQFMKIISLAPEVL, via the coding sequence ATGATTCAAGCGGAAACGCAGCTGAACGCCGCGGACAATTCCGGCGCCAAACGCCTTTACTGCATCAAGGTTCTGGGAGGAACCAGGAAGCGGTACGCCTCGGTTGGCGATATCATCGTGGTTTCCGTCAAGGAAGCCATTCCCAACGCCAAGGTCAAGAAGGGCGATGTCCTGAAGGCGGTGGTCGTTCGCACCCAGAAGGAAGTGCGCCGCCCCGACGGCTCCTACATCAAGTTTGATGACAATTCCGCCGTGCTCATCAATCAGGCTAAGGAACCCATCGGCACTCGCATCTTTGGGCCTGTCGCCCGGGAACTGCGGGCCAAGCAGTTCATGAAGATCATCTCACTGGCTCCGGAAGTGCTCTAG
- the rpsS gene encoding 30S ribosomal protein S19 translates to MPRSLKKGPFVDGHLFEKIYKAKETGDRKVIKTWSRRSTIVPEFVGITVAVHNGKKFIPVFITENMVGHKLGEFAPTRTFYGHAGDKKSKVKGKK, encoded by the coding sequence GTGCCTCGCTCTCTTAAGAAGGGGCCATTCGTTGATGGCCATTTGTTTGAAAAGATTTACAAGGCCAAGGAGACCGGCGATCGGAAAGTCATCAAGACCTGGTCCAGGCGGTCCACCATCGTGCCCGAGTTTGTGGGGATAACGGTGGCGGTGCACAACGGCAAGAAGTTCATCCCCGTTTTCATTACGGAGAACATGGTAGGTCACAAGCTGGGGGAATTCGCTCCTACCAGGACTTTCTACGGTCATGCCGGTGACAAGAAGTCCAAGGTGAAAGGGAAGAAATAA
- the rplP gene encoding 50S ribosomal protein L16: MLAPKRVKFRKQQKGRMRGTAFRGSTLSFGDFGLKALECGYITSRQIEAARIAITRHVKRGGKVWIRFFPDKPFTKKPAETRMGKGKGSPEGWHAVIKPGRVLYEIKGVPETIAREALNLAAHKLPIPTRFVSRQDVL; encoded by the coding sequence ATGTTAGCGCCCAAGAGAGTGAAATTTCGAAAGCAACAGAAGGGTCGCATGAGGGGCACGGCCTTCCGCGGAAGCACGCTCAGTTTCGGCGACTTCGGCTTGAAGGCCCTCGAATGCGGCTACATCACCTCGAGGCAGATCGAGGCGGCGCGTATTGCCATCACGCGTCACGTGAAGCGTGGCGGCAAAGTTTGGATCCGGTTTTTCCCGGACAAGCCGTTCACCAAGAAGCCTGCTGAAACCCGTATGGGCAAGGGCAAGGGGTCTCCGGAAGGGTGGCATGCGGTCATCAAGCCCGGCAGGGTACTCTATGAGATCAAGGGCGTTCCGGAAACGATCGCGCGTGAGGCTCTGAACCTCGCCGCACACAAGCTTCCGATTCCAACGCGCTTCGTATCGAGGCAGGATGTGCTATGA
- the secY gene encoding preprotein translocase subunit SecY has translation MLTGFANIGRIPELKRRILVTLALLAVYRVGAHIPTPGINGDALAAFFKQLSGTLLGLFDMFSGGALSQLSVFSLGIMPYISASIILQLLTVVIPTLERLSKEGDAGRRKITQYTRYGTVILSVIQGFAIGVGLEGMTGPGGEIVVLHPGWGFRLTTVLTLTAGTAFIMWLGEQITERGIGNGISLIIFAGIVAGIPNALENTVRMVTMGEMSAFLLLGLAAFMLAVVAVIIFMERGQRRIPVQYAKRVVGRRVYGGQNTHIPLKINTSGVIPPIFASSIMMFPGTVGSFIKTPWMEWIANALGPGQWLHSILYVALIVFFCFFYTAIVFNPLDVADNMKKYGGFIPGIRPGRPTAEYIDKVLSRITVGGAVYISAVCVLPTILISRFAVPFYFGGTALLIVIGVAMDTLAQIEAHMLSRHYEGFLKKGRLRGRR, from the coding sequence GTGCTAACCGGTTTTGCCAATATCGGTCGAATTCCCGAACTGAAACGTCGGATCTTGGTGACACTGGCTCTCCTGGCGGTTTACCGCGTTGGAGCGCACATTCCGACTCCCGGCATCAACGGCGACGCCCTGGCGGCATTTTTCAAACAGCTTTCGGGAACCTTGCTCGGGCTCTTCGACATGTTTTCGGGGGGCGCCTTGAGTCAGCTCTCCGTTTTCTCGCTCGGCATCATGCCTTACATCAGCGCTTCGATTATCCTGCAGCTTCTGACCGTGGTCATTCCCACCCTGGAACGACTGAGCAAGGAAGGGGATGCCGGGCGCCGCAAGATCACTCAGTATACCCGCTATGGGACGGTGATTCTGAGCGTGATCCAGGGTTTCGCCATCGGGGTCGGCCTGGAGGGGATGACCGGACCGGGCGGCGAAATCGTGGTGCTCCATCCCGGCTGGGGATTCCGCTTGACGACCGTTCTCACGCTCACCGCCGGTACCGCGTTCATCATGTGGCTGGGCGAACAGATCACCGAGCGCGGCATAGGAAACGGCATCTCTCTGATCATCTTCGCCGGCATCGTCGCGGGCATACCCAACGCCTTGGAGAACACCGTCCGAATGGTGACCATGGGTGAGATGAGCGCATTCCTGCTCCTTGGCCTGGCGGCCTTCATGCTCGCGGTGGTGGCCGTCATCATTTTCATGGAGCGCGGGCAGCGACGGATACCGGTTCAATATGCCAAGCGCGTCGTTGGAAGGCGCGTTTACGGGGGGCAGAACACGCACATCCCCCTCAAGATCAACACCTCGGGTGTCATTCCACCCATTTTCGCCTCCTCGATCATGATGTTCCCGGGAACCGTGGGCAGTTTCATCAAGACTCCCTGGATGGAGTGGATCGCCAACGCCCTGGGCCCGGGCCAGTGGCTCCATTCGATTCTGTATGTCGCGTTGATCGTGTTCTTCTGCTTTTTTTACACGGCAATCGTTTTCAATCCCCTTGACGTGGCCGACAATATGAAGAAATACGGCGGGTTCATTCCGGGAATACGTCCCGGTCGGCCCACGGCCGAATACATCGACAAGGTGTTGAGCCGTATCACCGTTGGAGGCGCCGTCTACATTTCGGCGGTCTGCGTGCTGCCCACGATACTCATCTCGCGCTTTGCGGTCCCCTTCTATTTCGGCGGCACGGCCCTGCTCATCGTCATCGGTGTGGCAATGGATACCCTGGCTCAGATTGAAGCACACATGCTCTCGCGACACTACGAAGGTTTTCTGAAAAAAGGACGCCTTCGTGGTCGAAGATGA
- the rplO gene encoding 50S ribosomal protein L15, whose product MKLDDLAPAPGAKTNRKRLGRGSGSGLGKTAGRGHKGQKSRSGGGTPPWFEGGQMPLQRRVPKRGFTNIFKTRYEVVNVGDLERFPSGSEVGPDELRKVGLVKKIRDGIKLLADGDIASPLTIRVHKASDSAVRKIEAAGGRVELIPSQKGN is encoded by the coding sequence ATGAAACTTGACGATCTGGCTCCGGCTCCCGGAGCGAAAACCAATAGGAAGCGTTTGGGACGTGGGTCCGGCTCGGGACTGGGGAAAACTGCGGGACGAGGCCACAAGGGGCAGAAGTCCCGGTCCGGCGGCGGCACTCCACCCTGGTTTGAAGGCGGCCAGATGCCCCTGCAGCGCCGGGTGCCCAAGCGTGGCTTCACGAATATCTTCAAGACGCGATACGAGGTCGTGAATGTCGGTGACCTGGAGCGCTTTCCGAGCGGGTCCGAAGTCGGACCGGACGAACTGAGAAAGGTCGGGCTGGTCAAGAAAATTCGCGATGGGATCAAGCTCCTCGCCGATGGCGACATCGCTTCTCCGCTCACCATCCGCGTGCATAAGGCCAGTGATTCTGCGGTCCGGAAGATAGAAGCGGCAGGGGGCCGCGTGGAGCTGATTCCTTCACAAAAGGGGAACTAA
- a CDS encoding 50S ribosomal protein L23 has product MNEKSYRILKRPLVTEKSTTEKDEHNKLFFEVDRRANKIEIKEAVEQIFKVDVLDVATMNVRGKKKRVGRYFTKRADRKKAMVTIKPGQRVEFFEGV; this is encoded by the coding sequence ATGAATGAGAAATCGTACCGGATTCTCAAGCGTCCTCTAGTCACTGAAAAGAGCACCACCGAGAAGGATGAGCACAACAAGCTCTTTTTCGAAGTGGACCGCCGGGCGAACAAGATCGAGATCAAGGAGGCGGTGGAGCAGATTTTCAAGGTGGATGTGCTGGATGTGGCGACGATGAATGTCCGGGGGAAGAAGAAGCGCGTCGGCCGTTACTTTACGAAACGAGCCGACCGGAAAAAGGCTATGGTCACGATCAAGCCCGGTCAGCGCGTTGAATTCTTTGAAGGTGTATAG
- the rplX gene encoding 50S ribosomal protein L24, producing the protein MKGQKSYRIKKNDTVMVVTGKDKGKSGKVLRVIYKKDRAIVEKLNMIKRHMKPSQQNRQGGILEKESPIHISNLMLICAKCTDPTRVGYKVLDDNKKVRFCKKCNEVID; encoded by the coding sequence ATGAAAGGTCAGAAAAGCTATCGCATCAAGAAAAACGACACGGTCATGGTCGTCACCGGCAAGGATAAGGGAAAAAGCGGCAAGGTATTGCGCGTGATTTACAAGAAAGACCGGGCGATCGTCGAAAAGCTCAACATGATCAAGCGACACATGAAGCCGAGTCAACAGAACCGACAGGGGGGGATCCTCGAAAAGGAAAGTCCCATTCACATTTCCAACCTGATGTTGATCTGTGCGAAGTGCACGGATCCGACCCGAGTGGGCTATAAGGTGCTCGATGACAACAAGAAGGTGCGCTTCTGCAAGAAGTGCAACGAGGTCATCGACTAG
- the rplF gene encoding 50S ribosomal protein L6 has protein sequence MSRVGKLPITIPKGVDVSLDEPLLTIKGPKGTLARRMPGDVEVHLEQGAVLIRRKDESNKSRSLHGLVRALVNNMVHGVSEGFVISLEIQGTGYRADAQNNVLNLSLGYSHPIQFVLPEGIKGAVDRNTIRLEGIDKELLGQTAARIRALRPAEPYKGKGIRYAGEHIHRKVGKTGSKK, from the coding sequence ATGTCACGCGTGGGAAAACTGCCCATCACCATACCCAAGGGAGTCGATGTTTCCCTGGATGAACCTTTGTTGACGATCAAGGGTCCAAAGGGTACCCTGGCCCGCCGGATGCCCGGCGACGTCGAGGTCCACCTGGAACAGGGTGCCGTCTTGATCAGGCGCAAGGACGAGTCCAATAAGTCTCGTTCGCTTCACGGATTGGTGAGAGCACTGGTGAACAACATGGTGCACGGTGTCAGCGAGGGTTTCGTGATCTCTCTCGAAATCCAGGGGACCGGTTACCGTGCCGACGCTCAGAACAATGTGCTGAACCTGAGCCTCGGGTATTCACACCCGATCCAGTTCGTCCTGCCGGAAGGCATCAAGGGCGCCGTCGATCGCAACACCATTCGGCTCGAAGGAATCGATAAAGAGCTGCTCGGCCAGACGGCCGCCCGCATTCGCGCTCTTCGCCCCGCCGAACCTTACAAAGGCAAGGGCATTCGTTATGCGGGCGAGCACATTCACCGCAAGGTCGGCAAGACCGGCTCCAAGAAGTAA
- the rpsH gene encoding 30S ribosomal protein S8, protein MAVSDPIADFLNRIKNGQKARFDKVDIPASRMKASLSRILKEEGYIKNFKLIKDDKQGIIRVQIKYGEHREGAITGIKRVSRPGCRVYVGHDEIPRVMNGMGIGIVSTSKGIMTDRQARKEGIGGELLCSIW, encoded by the coding sequence ATGGCCGTATCCGATCCGATCGCCGATTTTTTGAACCGCATCAAGAACGGACAGAAGGCGCGGTTCGACAAGGTGGATATCCCCGCATCGCGGATGAAAGCCAGTCTCTCCCGCATTTTGAAGGAAGAGGGATACATCAAGAATTTCAAGCTCATCAAAGACGACAAGCAGGGCATTATCCGGGTCCAGATCAAGTACGGTGAGCACCGGGAGGGAGCGATCACCGGCATAAAGCGCGTGAGCAGGCCCGGGTGCCGCGTCTATGTGGGACACGATGAGATACCTCGCGTCATGAACGGCATGGGCATCGGCATTGTCTCCACATCCAAGGGGATCATGACCGATCGCCAGGCGCGCAAAGAGGGTATTGGCGGTGAATTGCTCTGCTCGATCTGGTAG